One genomic window of Pelmatolapia mariae isolate MD_Pm_ZW linkage group LG5, Pm_UMD_F_2, whole genome shotgun sequence includes the following:
- the snai1a gene encoding snail family zinc finger 1a, whose protein sequence is MPRSFLVKKYFAKQKPNYSELECQNDTYLENYTLADLSSVNTTSTATCFTTGLVWDLSVLPTLYLPASQTEPSANTGPLDLSSPSSLSSNASSSGEEDEGRTSDPPSPEPVHTYGPRQRMKCTGVMAHISPPEEEEERETPATAARPAFLCKHCPKEYTSLGALKMHIRSHTLPCVCTTCGKAFSRPWLLRGHIRTHTGERPFSCPHCNRAFADRSNLRAHLQTHAEVKKYQCSVCSRTFSRMSLLQKHSSSGCCSTSV, encoded by the exons ATGCCTCGATCTTTCTTGGTCAAGAAATACTTCGCTAAGCAAAAGCCAAACTACAGTGAACTGGAATGCCAGAACG ACACTTATTTGGAGAATTATACTCTTGCTGATCTCTCATCAGTCAACACCACTTCCACTGCCACCTGCTTCACCACAGGTTTGGTGTGGGATCTGAGTGTTCTCCCCACCCTTTACCTGCCAGCCTCCCAAACAGAGCCTTCTGCCAACACAGGGCCCCTGGACCTCAGCTCCCCATCCAGCCTCAGCAGCAATGCCAGCAGCAGTGGAGAGGAAGATGAGGGGCGCACCTCGGACCCCCCTAGTCCTGAACCCGTGCACACGTATGGCCCTCGCCAGCGGATGAAATGCACAGGAGTCATGGCTCATATCAGTCCcccagaggaggaagaagagagagagaccccTGCCACAGCTGCCAGGCCAGCTTTCCTCTGCAAACACTGCCCCAAAGAGTACACCAGCCTGGGGGCTCTGAAGATGCATATCCGCTCACACACTTTGCCCTGCGTTTGCACCACCTGTGGGAAGGCTTTCTCCAGGCCGTGGCTGCTGCGCGGTCACATTCGCACACATACAG GTGAGCGCCCATTTTCCTGCCCCCACTGCAACCGGGCCTTCGCCGACCGCTCCAATCTACGGGCTCATCTGCAGACCCACGCCGAGGTGAAGAAGTACCAATGTAGCGTGTGCTCTCGCACCTTCAGCCGCATGTCActgctgcaaaaacacagcTCCTCGGGGTGCTGCTCCACTTCGGTGTGA